Proteins encoded within one genomic window of Bradyrhizobium sp. AZCC 1719:
- a CDS encoding amidohydrolase family protein translates to MAASTAPASRSGLYADPREDWLAQHTEEIIDPARPIVDPHHHLWDRGGLRYMIEEMAADIASGHSIIATVYIDCRSMYRAQGPEAFRPVGEVEFANGVAAMAASGGYGKAAICAGIVSHVNLLLGEGATAVLEAEIAAGNGRFRGIRHSSAWDADPNVAGMYATRPQGLLLDSTFRRGFACLAPLGLSFDAWLFHPQIGELTDLARAFPDTKIVLDHCGGPVGIGRFAGRREEVLPEWKASIQEIARCPNVVVKLGGLAMCLLGYDFHLRPKPPSSEEVAAAWRPYIETCIEAFGPKRCMFESNFPPDKGQCSYQVIFNAFKRLAAQYSEAEKTALFSKTATDFYRLTLG, encoded by the coding sequence ATGGCCGCCAGCACTGCACCCGCCTCCAGAAGCGGGCTCTACGCCGATCCGCGCGAGGACTGGCTCGCGCAGCACACCGAAGAGATCATCGATCCTGCCCGCCCGATCGTCGATCCGCATCACCATCTCTGGGACCGCGGCGGCCTGCGCTACATGATCGAGGAGATGGCCGCCGACATCGCCTCCGGCCATAGCATTATCGCGACCGTCTATATCGATTGCCGCTCGATGTATCGCGCGCAGGGGCCGGAAGCGTTTCGTCCGGTCGGCGAGGTCGAGTTCGCCAATGGCGTTGCGGCGATGGCGGCGAGCGGCGGCTATGGCAAGGCCGCGATCTGCGCCGGCATCGTCAGCCACGTCAACCTGCTGCTCGGCGAAGGCGCAACAGCCGTGCTGGAAGCGGAGATCGCTGCCGGCAACGGCCGCTTCCGCGGCATCCGGCATTCCTCGGCGTGGGATGCCGATCCCAACGTCGCCGGCATGTATGCGACGCGGCCGCAGGGGCTGTTACTCGACAGCACGTTTCGCAGGGGCTTTGCCTGCCTCGCGCCATTGGGCCTGAGCTTCGACGCCTGGCTGTTTCATCCGCAGATCGGCGAACTCACCGATCTCGCCCGCGCTTTCCCCGACACCAAAATCGTGCTCGATCATTGCGGCGGCCCGGTTGGCATCGGCCGCTTTGCCGGCCGGCGCGAGGAGGTGTTACCGGAATGGAAGGCCTCGATCCAGGAAATCGCGCGATGCCCGAACGTCGTGGTGAAGCTCGGCGGGCTCGCGATGTGCCTGCTCGGCTACGACTTTCATCTGCGGCCGAAGCCGCCGTCTTCCGAGGAGGTCGCGGCCGCCTGGCGCCCCTATATCGAAACGTGCATCGAGGCGTTCGGACCGAAACGATGCATGTTCGAAAGCAATTTTCCGCCCGACAAGGGCCAGTGTAGCTATCAGGTGATCTTCAACGCCTTCAAGCGGCTGGCCGCGCAATACAGCGAGGCCGAGAAGACGGCGCTGTTTTCGAAGACAGCGACCGACTTCTACAGGCTGACGCTGGGCTAG
- a CDS encoding alpha/beta fold hydrolase — MSGPTQRIIETNGIHLNIAEQGKGPPVILCHGFPESWYSWRHQLTALAAAGFHAVAPDMRGYGKSDRPEAIDQYTIFHLIGDLIGLLDALEAPTAVVVGHDQGAHIAWQAARLRPDRFRAVASLSVPLRPRGPARPTSVMPETADAQFYQLYFQQPGAAEAEMERDPRITVLNSLYGASGEGAAAFRAAAARGEKTGTPGMVPRNGSWLRESAPPPLPAWLSDADVDFYANEFKRTGFRGPLNYYRNVDRNWELMAAFAGVAVKVPALFIAGDHDMVMAAPPGMDQHIANLRQFVTTLRDVRILPGCGHWTQQERPSEVSAAIIDFIRGLPS; from the coding sequence TTGAGCGGACCGACGCAGCGGATCATCGAGACTAACGGTATCCACCTCAATATCGCCGAGCAGGGCAAGGGGCCGCCGGTGATCCTGTGTCACGGATTCCCGGAGTCCTGGTATTCCTGGCGCCATCAGCTCACGGCGCTGGCCGCCGCCGGCTTCCACGCCGTCGCTCCGGATATGCGCGGCTACGGCAAGAGCGACCGGCCGGAGGCAATCGATCAATACACGATTTTCCATCTGATCGGTGACCTGATCGGGCTGCTCGATGCCCTCGAGGCGCCGACCGCCGTAGTCGTCGGTCATGACCAGGGCGCGCACATTGCCTGGCAGGCGGCGCGCCTGCGCCCGGACCGCTTCCGCGCCGTTGCAAGTCTCAGCGTACCGCTTCGGCCGCGTGGCCCGGCGCGGCCGACCAGCGTGATGCCGGAGACCGCGGACGCGCAGTTCTACCAACTGTATTTCCAGCAGCCCGGCGCGGCCGAAGCCGAGATGGAGCGGGATCCACGGATCACCGTGCTCAACTCGCTTTATGGTGCGTCGGGCGAAGGTGCGGCTGCATTTCGCGCGGCCGCAGCCCGCGGGGAAAAAACAGGAACTCCCGGCATGGTGCCGCGCAACGGCAGTTGGTTGCGCGAATCGGCGCCACCGCCATTGCCTGCGTGGCTCAGTGACGCGGACGTCGATTTCTACGCCAATGAATTCAAGCGCACCGGCTTCCGCGGTCCACTTAATTATTACCGCAACGTCGACCGCAATTGGGAGCTGATGGCGGCGTTTGCAGGCGTCGCGGTGAAGGTCCCCGCGCTCTTTATCGCCGGCGACCACGACATGGTGATGGCTGCTCCCCCTGGCATGGACCAGCATATCGCCAACCTCAGGCAGTTCGTCACGACGCTGCGTGACGTGCGAATTCTGCCCGGCTGCGGACACTGGACCCAGCAAGAGCGCCCAAGCGAGGTCAGCGCGGCGATCATCGATTTCATCCGTGGCCTGCCGAGCTGA
- a CDS encoding MBL fold metallo-hydrolase — MLRSLAAALAFLGSLIEPAAAQQQPLRSECLAMANAPPRAVPVSLRRTAARVEEVAITYVGHSTYYIDTPDGVRIGTDFNGAYRTGRLPDVVTMNRAHSTHYTLFPDPKIAHVLHGWGENGQAAQISTRVGDVYIRNVPTDIRRYYGEGSSGGMIKDGNSIFIFEVAGLCIGHLGHLHHKLDETHFAAIGRLDIVMVPIDGTYTMSLDGVSEITKRLRSSIVLPMHRFATPLDEFMRLIGQQFQIDQRTERTLKISRETLPGTPTVIILEGV, encoded by the coding sequence ATGTTGCGATCCCTTGCTGCCGCCCTCGCCTTCCTCGGTTCGCTGATTGAGCCTGCGGCCGCCCAACAGCAGCCTTTACGCAGCGAGTGCCTCGCGATGGCGAACGCGCCGCCACGCGCCGTTCCGGTCAGCCTGCGCCGTACCGCCGCCAGGGTGGAAGAGGTCGCGATTACCTATGTCGGACATTCCACCTATTACATCGACACGCCCGACGGCGTGCGGATCGGGACTGACTTCAACGGCGCCTACCGGACCGGCCGCCTGCCTGATGTCGTTACCATGAACCGTGCGCACTCGACGCATTACACTTTGTTCCCCGACCCGAAGATTGCGCACGTGTTGCATGGCTGGGGCGAGAACGGACAGGCGGCGCAAATATCTACGCGTGTCGGCGACGTCTATATCCGCAACGTGCCGACCGACATCCGCCGCTACTATGGCGAGGGCTCCAGCGGCGGCATGATCAAGGACGGCAACTCCATCTTCATCTTCGAGGTCGCCGGCCTCTGCATCGGCCATCTCGGACATCTGCACCACAAGCTCGACGAGACGCATTTCGCGGCGATCGGCCGGCTCGACATCGTGATGGTGCCGATCGACGGCACCTATACGATGTCGCTCGATGGCGTTTCCGAGATCACCAAGCGGCTGCGCTCCTCCATCGTGCTGCCGATGCACCGCTTCGCCACCCCGCTCGACGAATTCATGCGCCTGATCGGCCAGCAATTCCAGATCGACCAGCGAACCGAGCGGACCCTGAAGATTTCGCGGGAGACGCTGCCGGGCACGCCGACGGTGATCATTCTGGAAGGGGTTTGA
- a CDS encoding alpha/beta fold hydrolase, translated as MRQVDAGPLSIAYYEAGPADGPAVMLMHGFPYDIHSYVDVAPQLAAQGCRVIVPYLRGYGPTRFRDAATPRSGEQAAVGADVMALMDALGISHAVFAGYDWGGRAACVGAALWPARCLGLVCVNSYLIQDIANAMVPMRPEREVALWYQYYFQLERGRAGLAANRREIARILWTQWSPNWSFDDACFERTAMAHDNPDYVDVVIHSYRHRFGLAEGDPQYADIQRRLAALPPITVPSITLDGAGDGVAPATDGAASASKFTGRRVHRVVPRVGHNLPQEAPEAFAAAVMELAR; from the coding sequence CTGCGGCAGGTCGATGCCGGCCCGCTCAGCATCGCCTATTACGAGGCGGGCCCGGCAGATGGCCCCGCCGTGATGCTGATGCATGGCTTTCCCTATGACATTCATTCCTATGTCGACGTCGCGCCGCAACTGGCTGCCCAGGGCTGCCGTGTTATCGTTCCATATCTGCGCGGCTATGGCCCGACCCGGTTTCGCGATGCCGCAACGCCGCGCTCGGGCGAGCAGGCGGCGGTCGGCGCGGACGTGATGGCGCTGATGGATGCGCTCGGCATAAGCCACGCGGTGTTTGCCGGCTACGACTGGGGTGGCCGCGCGGCCTGCGTCGGCGCCGCCTTATGGCCGGCGCGTTGCCTCGGCCTCGTCTGCGTCAATTCCTATCTGATCCAGGATATTGCCAACGCCATGGTGCCAATGCGCCCCGAACGCGAGGTGGCGCTGTGGTACCAGTATTACTTCCAGCTCGAGCGCGGCCGCGCCGGTCTTGCCGCCAACCGACGCGAGATCGCCCGAATATTGTGGACGCAGTGGTCGCCGAACTGGTCGTTCGACGATGCCTGTTTCGAGCGGACTGCAATGGCCCACGACAATCCCGATTACGTCGATGTGGTGATCCACAGCTATCGCCACCGTTTCGGTCTGGCCGAGGGGGATCCGCAATATGCCGACATCCAGCGCAGGCTGGCGGCACTTCCGCCCATCACCGTGCCGTCAATCACGCTGGACGGCGCGGGCGATGGCGTGGCGCCCGCAACCGATGGCGCCGCCAGCGCGTCGAAATTCACCGGCCGCCGCGTCCATCGCGTGGTGCCGCGCGTCGGGCACAATCTGCCGCAGGAAGCGCCGGAGGCGTTTGCGGCGGCGGTGATGGAGTTGGCTCGCTGA